A window of Leptotrichia wadei contains these coding sequences:
- the rsfS gene encoding ribosome silencing factor, translating into MSEVSHNYEKEVQEIIDIMEDKKAQDIKVYDMRGKSPFFDYSILCTGSSSRNIEAIATDIKKSLENVKNVEGLEEANWVLIDAGDLVISVFSKDARDYYRLDDFYNGVNEGNEETE; encoded by the coding sequence ATGAGTGAAGTGAGTCATAATTATGAAAAGGAAGTTCAGGAAATAATTGATATTATGGAGGATAAAAAGGCGCAGGATATAAAGGTATATGATATGAGGGGAAAATCACCTTTTTTTGACTACTCAATATTGTGTACTGGGAGTTCTTCTAGAAATATTGAAGCGATAGCGACTGATATAAAGAAAAGCCTTGAAAATGTGAAAAATGTGGAAGGGCTTGAGGAGGCTAACTGGGTTCTTATTGATGCCGGAGATCTAGTTATAAGTGTGTTTAGTAAAGATGCCAGAGATTACTACAGACTGGATGATTTTTATAATGGCGTGAATGAAGGAAACGAGGAAACAGAATAG
- a CDS encoding RsmE family RNA methyltransferase, which produces MLTVIAEKENIDENNGKILIKDRLDCNHVQNVYRLNIGDELRVIDGECEYFTKIAEISKKEIAVKILEKKEDSYSLSINIDIAMGILKNDKMNLAIQKLTEIGVNRIIPLKTERVVVKINEKKEKWDVVARETLKQCRGIKFTEITPVKKLSEIDYQKYDKIIFAYENSGESKSLSEIIKKEDKSILYIIGPEGGITADEVDFLKNNKAIEISLGKRILRAETAAIVVCGIIANFYI; this is translated from the coding sequence TTGTTGACAGTAATAGCGGAAAAAGAAAATATTGATGAAAATAATGGAAAAATTTTGATAAAAGACAGATTAGACTGTAATCACGTTCAAAATGTGTATCGTTTAAATATAGGTGATGAATTGCGGGTAATTGACGGGGAATGTGAATATTTTACAAAAATTGCTGAAATTTCAAAAAAGGAAATAGCTGTAAAAATATTAGAAAAAAAAGAAGACAGTTATTCTTTGAGTATAAATATTGATATTGCGATGGGGATTTTGAAAAATGATAAAATGAATTTGGCAATACAGAAATTGACGGAAATTGGTGTAAACAGGATAATTCCTTTAAAAACTGAGCGAGTTGTTGTAAAAATTAATGAAAAAAAGGAAAAATGGGATGTTGTTGCAAGGGAAACGCTGAAACAATGCAGAGGAATAAAATTTACTGAAATTACACCTGTAAAAAAACTTTCGGAAATTGATTATCAAAAATATGATAAAATAATTTTTGCCTATGAAAATAGTGGCGAATCTAAATCTTTATCAGAAATAATAAAAAAGGAAGATAAGAGCATTTTGTATATAATTGGTCCTGAAGGTGGAATTACAGCGGATGAAGTTGATTTTCTGAAAAATAATAAGGCAATAGAAATTAGTTTGGGAAAAAGGATTTTACGGGCAGAAACTGCGGCAATTGTTGTTTGTGGCATTATTGCTAATTTTTATATATAG
- a CDS encoding RNA-guided endonuclease InsQ/TnpB family protein: protein MYLTLKQQVKHLSKKEFKNLKYLCHIAKNLKNQAIYNVRQHYFKNKKYLSYNENYKILKNSENYKKLNSNMAQQILKEVDESFKSFFALLKLAKNGQYNSKIKLPNYLDKDGFTTLVIGFVRLKDDMLIVPYSNSFKKTHQEVKVKLPSVLKDKKIKEIRIIPKQHSRYFEIQYIYKVEEVQRELNKENVLGIDLGIDNLCTCVTNAGASFIIDGRKLKSINQYYNKTNAKLQSIKDKQKIEHTTLRQKRIARKRNNRINDYLSKAARIIINYCLNNDIGKLVLGYNENFQRNSNIGSINNQNFVNIPYGKLRDKLIYLCKLYGIEFKLQEESYTSKASFFDGDEIPIYDKENPQEYIFSGKRIKRGLYQTSKGYQLNADCNGALNILKKSKVVDLSVLYNRGDLNTPKRIRVV, encoded by the coding sequence ATGTATTTAACATTAAAACAACAAGTAAAACATCTTAGTAAAAAAGAGTTTAAAAACTTAAAATATTTGTGCCATATAGCTAAGAATTTAAAAAATCAAGCTATATACAATGTTAGACAACACTATTTTAAAAATAAAAAGTATTTAAGCTATAATGAAAACTATAAGATACTTAAAAATAGTGAGAATTATAAGAAGTTAAATTCTAATATGGCTCAACAAATTTTAAAAGAAGTAGATGAAAGTTTTAAATCATTCTTTGCACTTTTAAAACTTGCTAAGAATGGTCAATATAACAGTAAAATAAAATTACCTAATTATCTTGATAAAGATGGTTTTACAACTCTTGTTATAGGTTTTGTTAGATTAAAAGATGATATGCTGATAGTTCCTTATTCAAATTCTTTTAAGAAAACTCATCAGGAAGTTAAAGTTAAGCTACCATCAGTATTAAAAGACAAGAAGATAAAAGAAATTAGAATAATACCAAAACAACATTCTAGGTACTTTGAAATTCAATACATTTATAAGGTAGAAGAAGTTCAAAGGGAATTAAATAAAGAAAATGTACTAGGAATTGATTTAGGTATAGATAATCTTTGCACTTGTGTTACAAATGCTGGAGCTTCATTCATAATAGATGGTAGAAAATTGAAATCTATTAATCAATACTATAACAAGACAAATGCAAAATTGCAAAGCATTAAAGATAAGCAAAAGATAGAGCACACAACATTAAGGCAAAAGAGAATAGCTAGAAAGAGAAATAATCGCATAAATGATTATCTTTCAAAAGCAGCAAGAATAATTATAAATTATTGTCTTAATAATGATATAGGAAAACTAGTTCTAGGATATAACGAGAATTTTCAAAGAAATTCAAATATAGGAAGTATAAATAATCAAAACTTTGTAAATATACCATATGGAAAATTAAGAGATAAATTAATATACCTATGTAAACTATATGGAATAGAATTTAAACTGCAAGAAGAAAGTTATACATCAAAAGCAAGTTTCTTTGATGGAGATGAAATCCCAATATACGATAAAGAAAATCCGCAAGAATATATATTCAGTGGAAAAAGGATAAAAAGAGGACTATATCAAACAAGTAAAGGCTATCAATTAAATGCAGATTGTAACGGAGCATTAAATATATTAAAAAAAAGTAAAGTTGTGGATTTAAGCGTCCTATACAATAGAGGTGATCTGAACACGCCTAAAAGAATAAGGGTAGTGTAA
- a CDS encoding DUF445 domain-containing protein, whose protein sequence is MENLLIQLAIMVFVGILIGWFTNYLAIKLLFRPYKEVNFLFFKIQGLIPKNRDKISENIADTIEKELISVKYITEKLKDSGVINDEVLDKLLDKIIGEKLKKSILEKNPLLKMFLNDSVIEKIKAYFKKAILENKEEIVEEILKIAEDKIDFKEIMLEKMKNFSLEEMEKIILSVSKNELKHIEIIGGVLGGIIALFQFFIMLLLKQI, encoded by the coding sequence TTGGAAAATTTGTTAATCCAGCTTGCCATAATGGTTTTTGTTGGAATACTCATAGGATGGTTTACAAATTATTTGGCGATAAAATTGTTATTTAGGCCCTATAAGGAAGTAAACTTCCTATTTTTCAAAATACAGGGATTAATTCCCAAAAATAGAGATAAAATTTCAGAAAATATAGCGGATACGATAGAAAAGGAACTTATTTCAGTAAAATATATTACTGAAAAGCTAAAAGATAGCGGTGTTATAAATGATGAAGTTTTGGATAAACTATTGGACAAAATTATAGGAGAAAAGCTGAAAAAAAGCATATTAGAAAAAAATCCGCTATTAAAAATGTTTTTAAATGATTCAGTAATTGAAAAAATAAAAGCGTATTTTAAAAAGGCAATTTTAGAAAATAAAGAGGAAATAGTGGAGGAAATCTTAAAAATTGCAGAAGATAAAATTGATTTTAAGGAAATCATGCTTGAAAAAATGAAAAATTTTTCATTAGAAGAAATGGAAAAAATAATTTTGTCTGTGTCTAAGAATGAATTAAAGCATATTGAAATTATTGGTGGAGTATTGGGAGGAATAATTGCATTATTTCAGTTTTTTATAATGTTATTATTAAAACAGATATAA
- a CDS encoding flavodoxin: MSTLNIIYYTGTGNTEEMAKYIGEGAENAGAAVKLINVEEANESAIDADFIAFGSPAVGAEEIAPEMVEFFEGIKDKIIGKTVGLFGSYDWGQGGWMETWREEIINEGLSVVNDGLIIHLAVDDDEKIEKCKEYGRAIVG, translated from the coding sequence ATGTCAACATTAAATATAATTTATTATACAGGTACTGGAAATACTGAAGAGATGGCAAAATATATTGGTGAAGGTGCAGAAAATGCTGGGGCTGCTGTAAAACTTATAAATGTGGAAGAAGCTAATGAGAGTGCAATAGATGCGGATTTTATTGCGTTTGGGTCTCCTGCAGTTGGAGCAGAGGAAATTGCGCCGGAAATGGTGGAATTTTTTGAAGGAATAAAGGATAAAATCATTGGTAAAACAGTTGGGCTATTTGGTTCGTATGACTGGGGACAAGGTGGCTGGATGGAAACTTGGCGTGAGGAAATTATAAATGAAGGGCTTTCTGTTGTGAATGATGGACTTATTATTCATTTGGCTGTTGATGATGATGAAAAAATTGAAAAATGTAAGGAATATGGAAGAGCAATAGTTGGTTAA